The following are from one region of the Hydrogenophaga sp. BPS33 genome:
- a CDS encoding arylsulfatase produces the protein MAIAFTRFRGGASVLLAATLLAACSSAAPPVARSTVKPNILLILADDLGYADIGAYGGEIATPTLDRLARGGATFTQFYASPFCSPTRAMLMSGNDNHQVGFGDMAELMLPEQRGKPGYEGYLSQKVAAIPEVLKSSGYRTVMAGKWHLGNEEAQSPAARGFDRSYAMTMGGASHFGDQFGIVAMDPNKPPKAIYRENGKLVDTPRQHFYSSEAFADRLLQYVDETRGDGAKPFFAYLAFTAPHWPLHAKDEDIAKYEGRYDKGYEALRAERFERQKKLGLIPAGSKLYTGNPKWPTWDKLTPAQQKSEARRMAVYAAMVDNMDRQIGRVLDHLKKTGELDNTVVVFLSDNGADGNSVYDVGRTREWIHKDMDNSTANIGRPGSFIEYGPGWAQVGMTPLNMYKSFLYEGGISVPAIVWGPGQGVPAQRRTQVAHVMDIAPTLYELAGATHPAAGGAASGVLPVKGRSLLAFLQGKAPSVYGPQDAIGWELGGRKALRKGDWKIVYANAPWGKDAWELYNLTEDRTEQNDLAARNPAKLAELLADWQRYVADNGVLEIPGLATRPGYSNGAKYYEDLSIEAAQTPRAK, from the coding sequence ATGGCCATTGCTTTCACCCGATTCCGGGGCGGCGCGAGCGTGTTGCTCGCGGCCACCCTGCTTGCTGCTTGCTCCTCTGCCGCGCCGCCGGTGGCCCGCAGCACGGTCAAGCCCAACATCCTGCTGATCCTCGCCGACGACCTGGGCTATGCCGACATCGGTGCCTACGGTGGCGAGATCGCCACGCCCACCCTCGACCGCCTGGCGCGCGGCGGTGCCACCTTTACCCAGTTCTACGCCTCGCCGTTCTGCTCGCCCACGCGTGCCATGCTGATGTCGGGCAACGACAACCACCAGGTGGGCTTTGGCGACATGGCCGAATTGATGCTGCCCGAGCAGCGCGGCAAGCCCGGCTACGAGGGCTATCTGAGCCAGAAGGTGGCGGCCATTCCCGAGGTGCTGAAGTCCAGTGGCTACCGCACCGTGATGGCGGGCAAGTGGCACCTCGGCAACGAGGAAGCGCAAAGCCCGGCCGCGCGTGGCTTTGATCGCTCCTACGCCATGACCATGGGGGGCGCGAGCCACTTCGGCGACCAGTTCGGCATCGTGGCCATGGACCCGAACAAGCCGCCCAAGGCGATCTACCGCGAAAACGGCAAGCTGGTGGACACGCCGCGCCAGCACTTCTATTCCTCCGAGGCGTTCGCCGATCGGCTGTTGCAATACGTCGACGAAACGCGCGGCGATGGCGCCAAACCCTTCTTCGCCTACCTCGCCTTCACCGCGCCGCACTGGCCCTTGCATGCGAAGGACGAGGACATTGCGAAATACGAAGGCCGCTATGACAAGGGCTACGAAGCCCTGCGCGCCGAGCGTTTCGAGCGGCAGAAGAAACTCGGCCTGATCCCGGCGGGCTCCAAGCTCTACACCGGCAATCCGAAATGGCCCACCTGGGACAAGCTCACGCCCGCCCAGCAGAAGTCCGAAGCGCGCCGCATGGCGGTTTATGCCGCGATGGTCGACAACATGGACCGCCAGATCGGTCGCGTGCTGGACCACCTGAAGAAGACCGGTGAGCTCGACAACACGGTGGTGGTGTTTCTCTCGGACAACGGCGCGGACGGCAACTCCGTGTATGACGTCGGCCGCACCCGCGAGTGGATCCACAAGGACATGGACAACAGCACCGCGAACATCGGCCGGCCCGGCTCGTTCATCGAATACGGGCCGGGCTGGGCGCAGGTCGGCATGACGCCTTTGAACATGTACAAGTCCTTCCTGTACGAAGGCGGCATCAGCGTGCCCGCCATCGTCTGGGGACCCGGGCAGGGCGTGCCGGCCCAGCGCCGCACGCAAGTGGCGCACGTGATGGACATCGCGCCCACGCTGTACGAGTTGGCCGGTGCCACGCATCCGGCTGCAGGGGGCGCGGCATCCGGCGTGCTGCCGGTCAAAGGCCGTTCCTTGCTGGCCTTTCTGCAGGGCAAGGCACCGTCGGTCTACGGCCCCCAAGATGCCATCGGCTGGGAGCTGGGTGGCCGCAAGGCGCTGCGCAAGGGCGACTGGAAGATCGTCTACGCCAACGCGCCCTGGGGCAAGGACGCGTGGGAGCTCTACAACCTGACCGAAGACCGCACGGAACAGAACGACCTGGCGGCCCGCAACCCTGCAAAGCTGGCCGAGCTGCTGGCCGACTGGCAGCGCTACGTGGCCGACAACGGCGTGCTGGAGATTCCGGGCCTGGCCACACGCCCCGGGTACAGCAACGGCGCGAAGTACTACGAAGACCTGAGCATCGAAGCGGCACAGACGCCGCGTGCGAAGTGA
- a CDS encoding formylglycine-generating enzyme family protein, which translates to MQRSTIRFLLSLVGVAVLACAVGSSLVVAAAHRGSARAPDAAALCERYSGLPDDHGMVRLPGGRFTMGSDRHYAEEGPTHEAVVEPFWIDRHDVTNAQFARFVAATGYVTVAERGGPTGVAASAVFVMPEARKAGAWRLVPGADWRHPQGSGSSIEGLGNHPVVQVAHEDAQAYARWAGRALPTEAQWEFAARGGLHAQTYVWGETFAPQDKPMANTWHGAFPFENRQDDGFAGTSPVGCFAANGYGLYDMAGNVWQWTATVFAPHHDRSHDGFDPAQPDAAWASRAGAAQPAPRVIKGGSHLCAPSFCMRYRPSARQPAEPGLGTSHIGFRTVAAVPPANAVR; encoded by the coding sequence ATGCAACGCTCCACGATCCGGTTTCTGCTGAGCCTGGTGGGCGTGGCGGTGCTCGCGTGCGCGGTGGGGTCATCGCTCGTGGTGGCCGCCGCCCACCGTGGATCGGCCCGCGCGCCCGACGCCGCTGCCCTGTGCGAGCGCTACAGCGGCTTGCCGGACGACCACGGCATGGTGCGCCTGCCGGGCGGGCGGTTCACCATGGGCTCGGACCGGCACTACGCCGAGGAAGGACCGACCCATGAGGCCGTGGTCGAGCCTTTCTGGATCGATCGCCACGATGTGACGAACGCGCAGTTCGCGCGCTTCGTCGCCGCCACCGGGTACGTGACGGTGGCCGAGCGTGGCGGGCCCACGGGTGTTGCCGCCTCGGCGGTGTTCGTGATGCCCGAAGCCCGCAAGGCAGGCGCCTGGCGGCTCGTGCCCGGTGCCGACTGGCGCCATCCGCAGGGCTCGGGCAGCAGCATCGAAGGCCTCGGCAACCACCCGGTGGTGCAGGTCGCGCACGAAGACGCGCAGGCCTATGCGCGCTGGGCGGGCCGCGCGTTGCCGACCGAGGCGCAATGGGAATTCGCCGCGCGCGGCGGGCTGCACGCGCAAACGTATGTCTGGGGCGAAACGTTCGCGCCACAGGACAAACCGATGGCCAACACCTGGCACGGCGCGTTTCCGTTCGAAAACCGGCAAGACGATGGCTTCGCGGGCACCTCACCCGTGGGCTGCTTTGCGGCCAACGGCTACGGCCTGTATGACATGGCGGGCAACGTCTGGCAATGGACCGCCACCGTCTTCGCGCCACACCATGACCGAAGCCACGACGGCTTCGACCCCGCACAACCCGATGCGGCGTGGGCATCGCGCGCGGGCGCGGCGCAGCCTGCGCCCAGGGTCATCAAGGGTGGTTCGCACCTGTGCGCCCCCAGCTTCTGCATGCGCTACCGGCCCTCGGCCCGACAGCCCGCCGAACCCGGGCTGGGCACCTCGCACATCGGCTTTCGAACGGTGGCCGCGGTGCCGCCGGCCAACGCCGTGCGTTGA
- a CDS encoding acetaldehyde dehydrogenase (acetylating): MTQKIKCALIGPGNIGTDLLAKLKRSPVLEPVWMVGIDPTSDGLKRAREMGIKTTAEGVDGLLPHVLEDGVQIAFDATSAYVHAENSRKLNELGVMMIDLTPAAIGPYCVPPVNLQQQVSQRAMNVNMVTCGGQATIPMVYAVSRVQPVAYGEIVATVSSRSIGPGTRKNIDEFTRTTAGAVEKVGGAQKGKAIIVVNPAEPPLIMRDTIHCLTVDEPNVAQIEASVQAMLREVQKYVPGYRLVNGPVFDGKRVSIFMEVEGLGDYLPKYAGNLDIMTAAAARTAEMFAEQILAGKLVLEPAFA; encoded by the coding sequence ATGACACAAAAAATCAAATGCGCCCTCATAGGCCCCGGCAACATCGGCACCGACCTGCTCGCCAAGCTCAAGCGCAGCCCGGTGCTTGAGCCGGTGTGGATGGTCGGCATCGACCCCACGTCCGATGGCTTGAAGCGCGCCCGCGAGATGGGCATCAAGACCACCGCCGAGGGCGTTGACGGCCTGCTGCCGCACGTGCTGGAGGACGGCGTGCAGATCGCCTTCGACGCCACCAGCGCCTATGTGCACGCCGAGAACTCGCGCAAGCTCAACGAGCTCGGCGTGATGATGATCGACCTCACGCCCGCGGCCATAGGCCCTTACTGCGTGCCGCCGGTCAACCTGCAGCAGCAGGTGAGCCAGCGCGCGATGAACGTCAACATGGTCACCTGCGGCGGCCAGGCCACCATCCCCATGGTCTATGCGGTGAGCCGCGTGCAACCGGTGGCCTACGGCGAGATCGTGGCTACCGTCTCCAGCCGCTCGATTGGTCCGGGCACGCGCAAGAACATCGACGAGTTCACGCGCACCACGGCGGGTGCCGTCGAGAAGGTGGGCGGCGCACAAAAGGGCAAGGCCATCATCGTGGTCAACCCCGCGGAGCCGCCGCTGATCATGCGCGACACCATCCACTGCCTCACGGTCGACGAGCCCAACGTGGCGCAGATCGAAGCCTCGGTGCAGGCGATGCTGCGCGAGGTGCAGAAGTACGTGCCGGGTTACCGGCTGGTCAACGGCCCGGTGTTCGACGGCAAGCGCGTCTCGATCTTCATGGAGGTCGAAGGCCTGGGCGACTACCTGCCGAAGTACGCCGGCAACCTGGACATCATGACCGCCGCCGCCGCGCGCACCGCCGAGATGTTTGCCGAGCAGATCCTCGCCGGCAAGCTCGTGCTCGAACCCGCATTCGCCTGA
- the dmpG gene encoding 4-hydroxy-2-oxovalerate aldolase, whose protein sequence is MKSPLEGKKVTLHDMTLRDGMHPKRHQMTLEQMKAVACGLDAAGVPLIEVTHGDGLGGSSVNYGFPAHTDEEYLSTVIPLMKQAKVSALLLPGIGTVDHLKMAHELGVNTIRVATHCTEGDVSEQHITAARKLGMDTVGFLMMAHMNSAQGLVTQARLMESYGANCVYITDSAGYMLPEDVKARLSAVRTALKPETELGFHGHHNLAMGVANSIAAIEAGATRVDAASAGLGAGAGNTPMEVLVAVCDRMGIHTGIDVWKIQDVADDIVVPLMDFPIRIDRDALTLGYAGVYGSFLLFAKRAEKKYGVPARDLLVELGRRGMVGGQEDMIEDTALTMARERGLLPARAA, encoded by the coding sequence ATGAAAAGCCCACTCGAAGGAAAAAAGGTCACGCTGCACGACATGACGCTGCGCGACGGCATGCACCCCAAGCGCCACCAGATGACGCTGGAGCAGATGAAGGCCGTGGCCTGCGGCCTGGACGCCGCCGGCGTGCCGCTGATCGAGGTCACCCACGGCGACGGCCTGGGCGGCAGCAGCGTGAACTACGGCTTTCCGGCGCACACCGACGAGGAATACCTCTCGACCGTGATCCCGCTGATGAAGCAAGCGAAGGTGTCAGCGTTGCTGCTGCCGGGCATCGGCACCGTCGACCATTTGAAGATGGCGCACGAACTCGGCGTGAACACCATCCGCGTGGCCACACACTGCACCGAGGGCGATGTGTCGGAGCAGCACATCACCGCCGCGCGCAAGCTCGGCATGGACACGGTCGGCTTCCTGATGATGGCGCACATGAACAGCGCGCAAGGCCTGGTCACGCAGGCCAGGCTCATGGAGAGCTACGGCGCGAACTGCGTGTACATCACCGACTCGGCCGGCTACATGCTGCCCGAGGACGTGAAGGCGCGCCTCTCGGCGGTGCGCACCGCGCTCAAGCCCGAGACCGAGCTGGGCTTCCATGGCCACCACAACCTGGCCATGGGCGTGGCCAACAGCATCGCCGCGATCGAAGCCGGCGCGACGCGTGTGGATGCCGCATCGGCGGGCCTGGGCGCGGGCGCCGGCAACACGCCGATGGAAGTGCTGGTGGCGGTGTGCGACCGCATGGGCATCCACACCGGCATCGACGTGTGGAAGATCCAGGACGTGGCCGACGACATCGTCGTGCCGCTGATGGACTTCCCGATCCGCATCGACCGCGACGCACTGACGCTGGGCTATGCGGGCGTGTACGGCAGCTTCCTGCTGTTCGCCAAGCGCGCCGAGAAGAAGTACGGCGTGCCCGCGCGCGATCTGCTGGTGGAGCTGGGCCGACGCGGCATGGTGGGTGGCCAGGAAGACATGATCGAAGACACCGCGCTCACCATGGCGCGCGAGCGGGGCCTTCTGCCCGCGCGCGCCGCCTGA
- a CDS encoding 2-hydroxymuconate tautomerase, with amino-acid sequence MPFAQIYMLEGRTEEQKKAVIEKVTQALVEAVGAPVNNVRVWIHDVPKENWGIAGVSAKTLGR; translated from the coding sequence ATGCCATTCGCACAGATCTACATGCTGGAAGGCCGCACCGAGGAGCAGAAGAAAGCGGTGATCGAGAAGGTCACGCAGGCCTTGGTGGAGGCGGTCGGCGCGCCGGTGAACAACGTGCGCGTGTGGATTCACGACGTGCCCAAAGAGAACTGGGGCATCGCCGGCGTGAGCGCCAAGACACTCGGCCGCTGA
- a CDS encoding acyl-CoA dehydrogenase family protein, protein MALSFEFAAEHESVRDTIRRLCRDELAPLVEAAEESETFPKHVFQRWGELGLLAVRYPEADGGSGMDKVSDCIVREELSYMSQAFATTWSAHTHLGIWPIWKVGTPQQRETYLKPALRGEKISGFGLSEPDGGSNVRALKTRADKVPGGWKLNGSKLYITNAPFADFLLVAARTRPELTTEAISLFIVDLPNPGFDIHKLRKEGIRASETGLIHIEDAFVPDEALLGGIEGTYPVILECLSENRVGVAANALGMARAAFDAAHAYAQDRIVANKRIGDYQAIAHKLADMSAQIEAAKWMVYYGAWCVDQGTLTADMAARIKLIASETALSVSEQAIRIHGGAGIMREYPVGRIHRDAFVYVIGEGTSEVQRNIIARSLGFKP, encoded by the coding sequence ATGGCTCTGTCCTTTGAATTTGCCGCCGAACACGAGTCGGTCCGAGACACCATCCGGCGCCTGTGCCGCGACGAGCTCGCGCCCTTGGTCGAAGCTGCCGAGGAGTCCGAAACCTTTCCGAAACACGTGTTCCAGCGCTGGGGCGAACTGGGCCTGCTCGCCGTTCGTTATCCCGAGGCGGACGGTGGCAGCGGCATGGACAAGGTCTCCGACTGCATCGTGCGGGAAGAGCTGAGCTACATGAGCCAGGCGTTCGCCACCACCTGGTCGGCTCACACGCACCTGGGCATCTGGCCGATCTGGAAGGTGGGCACGCCACAGCAGCGCGAGACCTACCTCAAGCCCGCACTGAGGGGCGAGAAGATTTCCGGCTTCGGCCTGAGCGAACCCGATGGCGGCTCCAATGTGCGCGCGCTCAAGACGCGGGCCGACAAAGTGCCCGGTGGCTGGAAGCTCAACGGCAGCAAGCTCTACATCACCAACGCGCCCTTTGCCGACTTCCTGCTGGTGGCCGCGCGCACGCGCCCCGAACTGACCACCGAGGCGATCAGCCTGTTCATCGTGGACCTGCCGAACCCGGGTTTTGACATCCACAAGCTGCGCAAGGAAGGCATTCGCGCCTCGGAAACAGGACTGATCCACATCGAGGACGCTTTCGTGCCCGACGAGGCACTGCTCGGCGGCATCGAAGGCACCTACCCGGTGATCCTCGAATGCCTGAGCGAGAACCGCGTGGGCGTGGCGGCCAATGCGCTGGGCATGGCACGCGCGGCGTTCGATGCCGCCCATGCGTATGCGCAGGACCGCATCGTTGCCAACAAGCGCATCGGCGACTACCAGGCCATTGCGCACAAGCTGGCCGACATGTCGGCACAGATCGAAGCCGCAAAGTGGATGGTGTACTACGGTGCGTGGTGCGTGGACCAGGGCACGTTGACGGCCGACATGGCGGCGCGCATCAAGCTGATTGCCAGCGAGACCGCGTTGTCGGTGAGCGAGCAGGCGATCCGCATCCATGGCGGCGCGGGCATCATGCGCGAGTACCCGGTGGGGCGCATCCACCGCGACGCCTTCGTGTACGTCATCGGCGAAGGCACGAGCGAAGTGCAGCGCAACATCATCGCGCGCAGCCTGGGCTTCAAGCCATGA
- a CDS encoding thiolase family protein, translating to MTMNAFVTGAFDTAIGKLPGSSCMGLHAEAALGAVADAGLALSDIDGVLCAYSFTQPHLMLASVFCEHLGIHPGFCAAIQAGGASAAIMVMQAAALVASGQCRHVLAVTGDNRLTGLSRDGAVAALAEVGHPEFERPFGISVPASYALVAQHYMHAHGVTSEQLAAIAVEHRRHAARHPKAQMQTPISVADVMASRLIASPLHMLDCCLISDGGAAVVVSARDAARDTRGPAIEILGAGQGHTHEHIVAAPSLSDFGCKASSRTAFERAGVRASDIDVAEIYDSFTITLAVELESIGFFERGEAGVAAERGELGLGGRLPCNTHGGLLSYGHSGAAGGMFHVIEAVHQLRGHAQARQVDGARLAFVHGDGGILSAHCSLVLGAH from the coding sequence ATGACGATGAATGCCTTCGTCACCGGCGCGTTCGACACCGCCATCGGCAAGCTGCCCGGCAGCAGCTGCATGGGGCTGCACGCAGAGGCGGCTCTAGGTGCCGTAGCCGACGCCGGCCTGGCGCTGAGCGACATCGACGGTGTGTTGTGCGCCTACTCGTTCACCCAGCCGCACCTCATGCTGGCCTCGGTCTTCTGCGAACACCTGGGCATTCACCCGGGCTTTTGCGCCGCGATCCAAGCCGGAGGCGCCAGCGCCGCGATCATGGTGATGCAGGCGGCGGCCCTGGTGGCTAGCGGGCAATGCCGGCATGTGCTGGCCGTGACCGGGGACAACCGCCTCACCGGCCTTTCGCGCGACGGCGCGGTGGCCGCGCTCGCCGAGGTGGGGCACCCGGAATTCGAGCGGCCTTTCGGCATCAGCGTGCCGGCCTCGTACGCCCTGGTGGCTCAACACTACATGCACGCGCATGGCGTCACTTCCGAGCAGCTCGCGGCCATTGCGGTGGAGCACCGGCGCCACGCCGCGCGCCATCCCAAGGCGCAGATGCAAACGCCCATCAGCGTGGCGGACGTGATGGCCTCGCGCCTGATCGCATCGCCCCTGCACATGCTCGACTGCTGCCTGATCTCCGATGGCGGCGCGGCCGTGGTCGTGAGCGCGCGCGACGCCGCGCGGGACACCCGGGGCCCTGCGATCGAGATCCTCGGTGCAGGACAGGGCCACACGCACGAACACATCGTTGCCGCGCCCAGCCTGAGCGACTTCGGTTGCAAAGCCTCTTCGCGCACCGCGTTCGAACGCGCCGGTGTGCGCGCCTCGGACATCGACGTGGCCGAGATCTACGACTCCTTCACCATCACCCTGGCGGTGGAGCTGGAGTCCATTGGCTTCTTCGAGCGCGGCGAAGCTGGGGTGGCCGCCGAACGCGGCGAGCTCGGCCTGGGCGGCCGGCTGCCCTGCAACACCCATGGCGGCTTGCTGTCGTATGGTCACTCCGGTGCGGCCGGCGGCATGTTCCATGTGATCGAAGCCGTGCACCAGCTGCGCGGACATGCGCAGGCGCGGCAGGTGGACGGCGCGCGTCTGGCCTTTGTGCACGGCGATGGCGGCATTCTGTCCGCGCATTGTTCGCTGGTTCTGGGAGCGCACTGA
- a CDS encoding Zn-ribbon domain-containing OB-fold protein — MYRPLPQATAESRPFWEGCAQGELRFQRCGHCARPQLIPRTLCEQCQHAELAWQVSQGLGRILSFTVVHRAPTPAFRDDLPYVIALVDLDEGFRLMVNMDHDPLAATPLAIGQRVRIGFRQVDGIALPHAHAVPGDRA, encoded by the coding sequence ATGTACCGTCCACTGCCCCAAGCCACGGCCGAGTCCCGCCCCTTCTGGGAGGGCTGCGCCCAAGGTGAACTGCGCTTCCAGCGCTGCGGCCACTGCGCCCGGCCGCAGCTGATTCCCCGCACGCTGTGCGAACAATGCCAACACGCCGAGCTGGCGTGGCAAGTGTCCCAAGGGCTCGGCCGCATCCTGAGTTTCACGGTGGTGCACCGCGCACCGACGCCGGCCTTTCGAGATGACCTGCCTTATGTGATCGCGCTCGTGGACCTGGACGAAGGCTTTCGCCTGATGGTGAACATGGACCACGACCCCCTTGCGGCGACGCCCCTGGCCATCGGGCAGCGCGTGCGCATCGGCTTTCGGCAGGTCGACGGCATTGCCTTGCCCCATGCCCATGCCGTGCCAGGAGACCGCGCATGA
- a CDS encoding MaoC family dehydratase: MKHHDLPDTLAPARMTVSATAIAAYADLTQDFNPIHVDAAFAATTAMGGVIAHGTMSIGLIWQSLQRSAGANAFVDADLDIRFVKPVRLAETLVAGGARRANEPGVYDVWVRAVADDSDRLVGSLTLATSPNA; the protein is encoded by the coding sequence ATGAAGCACCACGACTTGCCCGACACACTGGCACCCGCGCGCATGACGGTCAGCGCAACGGCCATCGCCGCATACGCCGATCTCACGCAGGACTTCAACCCCATCCACGTCGACGCCGCGTTCGCGGCCACCACGGCCATGGGCGGCGTGATCGCGCACGGCACCATGTCCATCGGCCTGATCTGGCAGTCGCTGCAGCGCAGCGCGGGCGCCAACGCCTTTGTCGACGCCGATCTGGACATCCGCTTCGTCAAACCCGTGCGCCTGGCCGAAACGCTGGTGGCGGGTGGCGCGCGCCGGGCGAACGAGCCCGGCGTCTACGACGTGTGGGTGCGCGCCGTGGCCGACGACAGCGACCGCCTGGTGGGCTCGCTGACCCTTGCAACCTCTCCCAACGCCTGA
- a CDS encoding thiamine pyrophosphate-dependent dehydrogenase E1 component subunit alpha, which yields MASQHASSSTAARADALLALWRTMTLVRQAELALVKLFADSEVPGFIHLSIGQEAISAGVASALLAQDTLATNHRGHGHVLARGMDLHGFFKEIMGRAGGLCQGRGGSMHVADLRLGILGANGIVGAGIPIALGSALAHSVRRTEGVAVAFFGDGAMAEGVLHETLNMAALWKMPLLMVCENNGWSEFSPTSRQFAAPLQALAAAFGLAYRKVDGNDALAVAEAAGAAALAARSGGGAQVLECITHRVRGHYEGDPQKYREAAELEGVSEHDPLRQARSALLAMGLEEAALQQEAAAIEQRIEAAVAAARADALPTFESALADVYTPGVQA from the coding sequence ATGGCCTCCCAACACGCTTCATCCTCAACAGCCGCGCGCGCCGACGCGCTGCTCGCCCTCTGGCGCACCATGACCCTGGTGCGCCAGGCCGAACTGGCGCTGGTCAAGCTCTTCGCCGACAGCGAAGTTCCGGGCTTCATTCATCTGAGCATCGGCCAGGAAGCGATCTCGGCCGGCGTGGCATCGGCGTTGCTAGCCCAAGACACGCTGGCGACCAACCACCGGGGCCACGGCCATGTGCTCGCACGCGGCATGGACCTGCACGGCTTCTTCAAGGAAATCATGGGCCGCGCGGGTGGCCTGTGCCAGGGGCGCGGCGGCTCCATGCATGTGGCCGATCTGCGCCTCGGGATTCTCGGCGCCAATGGCATCGTGGGCGCGGGCATTCCGATCGCGTTGGGCAGCGCGCTCGCGCACAGCGTGCGCCGCACCGAGGGCGTGGCCGTCGCGTTCTTTGGCGACGGCGCGATGGCCGAAGGCGTGCTGCACGAAACCCTCAACATGGCGGCGTTGTGGAAGATGCCGCTGCTGATGGTTTGCGAGAACAACGGGTGGAGCGAGTTCTCGCCCACCTCGCGCCAATTCGCCGCGCCGCTGCAAGCCCTGGCAGCGGCCTTCGGCCTGGCCTACCGCAAGGTCGACGGCAACGACGCACTCGCGGTGGCCGAGGCGGCCGGCGCGGCGGCGTTGGCCGCGCGCTCGGGTGGGGGTGCGCAGGTGCTGGAGTGCATCACGCACCGTGTGCGCGGTCACTACGAGGGCGATCCGCAGAAGTACCGCGAGGCCGCCGAGCTGGAGGGCGTGTCGGAACACGATCCCCTGCGACAGGCGCGCAGCGCGCTGCTGGCGATGGGCCTGGAAGAAGCCGCGCTGCAGCAGGAAGCCGCTGCCATCGAGCAGCGCATCGAGGCTGCGGTGGCCGCCGCACGCGCCGATGCGCTGCCGACCTTCGAGTCCGCGCTCGCCGACGTCTACACACCGGGAGTGCAAGCATGA
- a CDS encoding alpha-ketoacid dehydrogenase subunit beta has protein sequence MSAAPKELRYAQAVSQALHDAMAADERVIVLGEDVAAAGGSFKATRGLLEAHGADRVRDTPISEASIVSAAVGAALTGLKPVVEIMFMDFITLAMDALVNQAAKARFMFGGQGSVPMVLRTPHGGGLSAGPQHSQCLEAWLAHVPGLKVVCPSNPQDAYSLLRAAIDDPDPVVFVEHKGLYARKGMVDTGERAAIGQARTVRPGRDVTLVSYGATVATCLQAAEQLAGEGVEAEVLDLRSIQPWDKAAVLASLARTHRMVVVHEAVRDFGVGAEIVATVMAEGFDELDAPVLRVAAPFMPAPFATSLEQGYAIHADAVLQAVRQTL, from the coding sequence ATGAGCGCCGCACCGAAAGAGTTGCGCTATGCGCAGGCGGTCAGCCAGGCCTTGCACGACGCCATGGCCGCCGACGAACGCGTGATTGTGTTGGGCGAAGACGTGGCCGCCGCCGGTGGCTCGTTCAAGGCCACGCGCGGCCTGCTCGAAGCGCACGGCGCCGATCGGGTGCGCGACACGCCGATCTCCGAAGCCTCCATCGTGTCGGCCGCGGTGGGCGCGGCACTCACCGGCCTCAAGCCGGTGGTGGAAATCATGTTCATGGATTTCATCACCCTGGCCATGGACGCGCTGGTGAACCAGGCGGCCAAGGCACGCTTCATGTTTGGTGGCCAGGGCAGTGTGCCCATGGTGTTGCGCACCCCGCATGGCGGCGGTCTGAGCGCCGGGCCGCAGCATTCGCAATGCCTCGAAGCCTGGCTGGCGCACGTGCCCGGTCTCAAGGTCGTGTGTCCGAGCAACCCGCAGGACGCCTATTCGCTGCTGCGTGCCGCCATCGACGACCCGGACCCGGTGGTGTTTGTCGAGCACAAGGGCCTGTATGCCCGCAAGGGCATGGTCGACACGGGCGAACGCGCGGCCATCGGACAGGCGCGCACCGTTCGCCCGGGCCGCGACGTGACGCTGGTGAGCTACGGCGCCACGGTCGCCACCTGCCTGCAGGCGGCCGAACAGCTGGCGGGCGAGGGGGTGGAGGCCGAGGTGTTGGACCTGCGCTCCATCCAGCCCTGGGACAAGGCCGCTGTGCTCGCCTCGCTGGCGCGCACGCACCGCATGGTGGTGGTGCACGAAGCCGTGCGCGACTTCGGCGTGGGTGCGGAGATCGTGGCCACGGTGATGGCCGAGGGGTTTGACGAGCTCGACGCGCCGGTGTTGCGCGTTGCCGCGCCGTTCATGCCCGCGCCATTCGCCACGTCCCTGGAGCAGGGCTATGCCATTCACGCCGACGCGGTGCTGCAAGCCGTTCGGCAAACACTTTGA